From a region of the Rathayibacter sp. VKM Ac-2804 genome:
- a CDS encoding TetR/AcrR family transcriptional regulator: protein MPRWEPDARERFVSAALHLFTEQGYDETTVAQIADRAGLTRSTFFRHFPDKRDVLAAGQETLSALLAQGVREAPPESTPMQAIAAGLVAASSAMTPFNRELGPRLEAVIATSAELQQRALLKKVGMATAMADALRERGVAPAVADAAAELGVLAFKESFAEWSEGRDGELATLATAALDRLREALTQLG from the coding sequence ATGCCACGCTGGGAACCCGACGCCCGCGAGCGGTTCGTCTCCGCTGCCCTGCACCTCTTCACCGAGCAGGGCTACGACGAGACCACGGTGGCGCAGATCGCCGACCGCGCCGGGCTGACGCGGAGCACCTTCTTCCGGCACTTCCCGGACAAGCGCGACGTGCTCGCCGCCGGTCAGGAGACGCTCTCGGCGCTCCTCGCCCAGGGCGTCCGCGAAGCGCCGCCGGAGTCGACGCCGATGCAGGCGATCGCGGCGGGGCTGGTCGCGGCCTCCTCCGCGATGACCCCGTTCAACCGCGAGCTCGGCCCGCGCCTGGAGGCGGTCATCGCCACCAGCGCCGAGCTGCAGCAGCGGGCCCTGCTGAAGAAGGTCGGCATGGCCACGGCGATGGCCGACGCCCTCCGCGAGCGCGGCGTCGCCCCGGCCGTCGCGGACGCGGCCGCGGAGCTCGGGGTGCTCGCCTTCAAGGAGTCGTTCGCCGAGTGGTCCGAGGGCCGGGACGGCGAGCTCGCGACCCTGGCCACGGCCGCCCTCGACCGCCTCCGGGAGGCGCTGACGCAGCTCGGCTGA